A single Dermacentor albipictus isolate Rhodes 1998 colony chromosome 3, USDA_Dalb.pri_finalv2, whole genome shotgun sequence DNA region contains:
- the Tsp74F gene encoding CD151 antigen isoform X2: MYLRYTRMLEGCGKVVKYALFVANFIIMVGGVVVFAVGIWTLADRSFMERLLGTDLYVSSASILIATGVVVTIISFLGCLGAFKEIKCMLLTYFIILFMIFITMLVGGILGYVFRNEVDDRMYQEMVMSIPSYKNDSVVTDAWDAVQQHFQCCGVRLQAKTEPYRIWQLKNSHFNANHQVPESCCMKKEWLHACSKNPTDRDTYMDSCHEKVRDFVKGHAVIVGGIGIGISCLLVVGMVLSCAMFLMIR, from the exons ATACCAGAATGTTGGAGGGGTGCGGGAAAGTAGTCAAGTATGCACTCTTCGTGGCCAACTTCATCATCATG GTTGGCGGAGTGGTGGTGTTCGCGGTGGGCATCTGGACCCTGGCCGACCGGTCCTTCATGGAGCGGCTCCTGGGCACGGACCTGTACGTCAGCTCGGCGTCCATTCTCATCGCCACCGGGGTCGTCGTCACTATAATCTCCTTCCTCGGCTGCCTCGGCGCCTTCAAGGAGATCAAGTGCATGCTTCTCACG TACTTCATAATACTCTTCATGATATTCATCACAATGCTCGTCGGAGGCATATTAGGATACGTCTTCAGGAATGAG GTGGACGACCGGATGTACCAAGAAATGGTCATGTCCATTCCCTCCTACAAGAACGACTCCGTCGTCACGGATGCATGGGACGCAGTGCAGCAGCAC TTCCAATGCTGTGGCGTCCGACTACAAGCGAAAACTGAACCGTACCGAATCTGGCAGCTCAAGAACTCGCACTTCAACGCGAACCATCAAGTGCCGGAGTCGTGCTGCATGAAAAAGGAGTGGCTTCATGCTTGCTCCAAGAATCCCACGGACCGGGACACTTACATGGAC AGCTGTCACGAAAAAGTCCGGGACTTCGTCAAGGGACACGCTGTCATTGTAGGTGGAATAGGAATCGGCATCTCCTGCCTTTTA GTTGTCGGGATGGTCCTGTCGTGCGCCATGTTCCTCATGATCCGTTAA
- the Tsp74F gene encoding CD151 antigen isoform X1, translated as MDEHRRRKDTRMLEGCGKVVKYALFVANFIIMVGGVVVFAVGIWTLADRSFMERLLGTDLYVSSASILIATGVVVTIISFLGCLGAFKEIKCMLLTYFIILFMIFITMLVGGILGYVFRNEVDDRMYQEMVMSIPSYKNDSVVTDAWDAVQQHFQCCGVRLQAKTEPYRIWQLKNSHFNANHQVPESCCMKKEWLHACSKNPTDRDTYMDSCHEKVRDFVKGHAVIVGGIGIGISCLLVVGMVLSCAMFLMIR; from the exons ATACCAGAATGTTGGAGGGGTGCGGGAAAGTAGTCAAGTATGCACTCTTCGTGGCCAACTTCATCATCATG GTTGGCGGAGTGGTGGTGTTCGCGGTGGGCATCTGGACCCTGGCCGACCGGTCCTTCATGGAGCGGCTCCTGGGCACGGACCTGTACGTCAGCTCGGCGTCCATTCTCATCGCCACCGGGGTCGTCGTCACTATAATCTCCTTCCTCGGCTGCCTCGGCGCCTTCAAGGAGATCAAGTGCATGCTTCTCACG TACTTCATAATACTCTTCATGATATTCATCACAATGCTCGTCGGAGGCATATTAGGATACGTCTTCAGGAATGAG GTGGACGACCGGATGTACCAAGAAATGGTCATGTCCATTCCCTCCTACAAGAACGACTCCGTCGTCACGGATGCATGGGACGCAGTGCAGCAGCAC TTCCAATGCTGTGGCGTCCGACTACAAGCGAAAACTGAACCGTACCGAATCTGGCAGCTCAAGAACTCGCACTTCAACGCGAACCATCAAGTGCCGGAGTCGTGCTGCATGAAAAAGGAGTGGCTTCATGCTTGCTCCAAGAATCCCACGGACCGGGACACTTACATGGAC AGCTGTCACGAAAAAGTCCGGGACTTCGTCAAGGGACACGCTGTCATTGTAGGTGGAATAGGAATCGGCATCTCCTGCCTTTTA GTTGTCGGGATGGTCCTGTCGTGCGCCATGTTCCTCATGATCCGTTAA
- the Tsp74F gene encoding CD151 antigen isoform X3 has protein sequence MLEGCGKVVKYALFVANFIIMVGGVVVFAVGIWTLADRSFMERLLGTDLYVSSASILIATGVVVTIISFLGCLGAFKEIKCMLLTYFIILFMIFITMLVGGILGYVFRNEVDDRMYQEMVMSIPSYKNDSVVTDAWDAVQQHFQCCGVRLQAKTEPYRIWQLKNSHFNANHQVPESCCMKKEWLHACSKNPTDRDTYMDSCHEKVRDFVKGHAVIVGGIGIGISCLLVVGMVLSCAMFLMIR, from the exons ATGTTGGAGGGGTGCGGGAAAGTAGTCAAGTATGCACTCTTCGTGGCCAACTTCATCATCATG GTTGGCGGAGTGGTGGTGTTCGCGGTGGGCATCTGGACCCTGGCCGACCGGTCCTTCATGGAGCGGCTCCTGGGCACGGACCTGTACGTCAGCTCGGCGTCCATTCTCATCGCCACCGGGGTCGTCGTCACTATAATCTCCTTCCTCGGCTGCCTCGGCGCCTTCAAGGAGATCAAGTGCATGCTTCTCACG TACTTCATAATACTCTTCATGATATTCATCACAATGCTCGTCGGAGGCATATTAGGATACGTCTTCAGGAATGAG GTGGACGACCGGATGTACCAAGAAATGGTCATGTCCATTCCCTCCTACAAGAACGACTCCGTCGTCACGGATGCATGGGACGCAGTGCAGCAGCAC TTCCAATGCTGTGGCGTCCGACTACAAGCGAAAACTGAACCGTACCGAATCTGGCAGCTCAAGAACTCGCACTTCAACGCGAACCATCAAGTGCCGGAGTCGTGCTGCATGAAAAAGGAGTGGCTTCATGCTTGCTCCAAGAATCCCACGGACCGGGACACTTACATGGAC AGCTGTCACGAAAAAGTCCGGGACTTCGTCAAGGGACACGCTGTCATTGTAGGTGGAATAGGAATCGGCATCTCCTGCCTTTTA GTTGTCGGGATGGTCCTGTCGTGCGCCATGTTCCTCATGATCCGTTAA